AAATAGTCTGAATCATCAAGATGAACAAGCTTCTCACACTGtaaatctgtttgtttctttcatagatttgtGCAAACTTGGATGCTTCCAAAATCATGACAAAGAGCCTTGGGGAGTTCAAAAAGGAACCAAGGAAAACAATAGTAAATGTGGAAGACAGAAAAGAGGTACATTTGTTTAACAGGAGAAGGTTTCATGCTagttttttgggtttgttttgggAGCTACATTACTTTAATTGGTTTTCATGCAGTGTTACAATATCCTTTTCAGGATCCCTTTGGTGACGTCATCAAGAAAATCATGCTTGCAATTCATGCCCATGCCGGGCTGAGCCCAACCTGTGACCTTGGCTCTCAGAATTATGAACAGTGGGTAGGCCAAAACGAACGCAAAGGTGAGCACAGATTTTTATACTAATCCTTTGTTTGGCCTCCccagttctgtttatttcttacAGATGACAACAACCCTGCTTGTAgggatctaaacaacttgtctcaatctcttctagctgcaaaagATGAAGATCAGAAAGTACGTGTTTGCACAGTGCATCTTCTACTTTACAACGAGGGCCTGAATCTCAGCAACACCATCCGCATGAGTGATGCCCTGAGTTTCCTGAAGAAAGAGCAAGAGGAGGAGATTAAGAAAAAAGCAACCCCAGATGGGGAGCACAAAATACAAATCACAGATACTGAGAGATTCCTCTTCAATTTGTTTAAAGGTATTGTCCTGAGCATTTTCCCAAGTGACAGGTTATATTACCATGAAAGTTCTTGACGTTGTCGTGTTCATCAGTACTAATGCGTGTTCTGTACCATTACAAGGAGATAGTTTAACATTTTCTCATAAGCACTGCTTTCTTGCCCAGAGTTAAATGAAAATACTGATACCACTTTTGTATGTGTTAGGCTATctgctagttagcttagcttagcataaaaacaagaaacaggaGAATTAATTAGCTAGACTCTgtccaaagaaaacaaaactttatcttggttgtttaatttgtatttgtaagcaaattaaagacaaaaatgagcagCATCATCTTGAAAAGTACAATGTTTACATAATAACCttatagcaacaaaaaaagacatcaagTTGTTACTACTACTAGCCAACTGAAACAGTTTTAATGTGTTATTTACAGTAATGAGCTTTATAGTTTCTGGTAGATGGATTTAAGGTAGCCCTTCAccctctttctggtcattttgtaaagCTGAGCTAATCTGCTTTATGGCTGTAACTGTAGATTTGAACAGGTTGTTTCCAGTTTTAACGCTAAGCTATTCTAACTAGCAGCTAGACTAACAGATACAAAAGTGGTGTCAaccttctcatctaactctcaaCAAGAAAGAACTTCTTTAATGGTGAAGATCCAAAGATTTACCCAACTTCTTTGAAAACTGTGTCCTGCAGAGAACAAGGCAGAGCTGGAGAGGCTCGCAAAGATTCCTGAATTTGAAAATGACAGCCTGTCAAAACTCCGCACTACCATTCTGCACGAGTTCAGTAGCAGGGACAAGGCCAGAGGGATCATTTTCACCAGAACACGCCGCAGTGCCATCGCTCTAAGTCAGTGGATTCAGGAGAACCCCAAGTTTGAAGACATCGAAGTGAAACCGGCATATGTCATTGGAGGAGGAGACCAGAGCAATGTTAAACCGATGACCGCTGTGAGCGCACATCGCACAAGCTACACTACATTTTCTTCTACTATCCTTTGCACTTCAAACGCAGCTCACACCTAACTTTCTCATTTAAATTTGTGTCAATCAGGCAGAGCAAAAGGACGTGTTGAAAAAGTTCCACAGCGGTGATGTCAACCTGCTGGTTGCTACCACGGTGGCAGAGGAAGGTTTGGACATACCAGCCTGCAACTTTGTTATCAGATATGGCCTGTCGACCAATGAGATCGCTATGATTCAGGTCAGTGACGTGATGATCTGTGGTATGTGTTTTAATGCTTACCTCTCTTCCATATTGAAGTAAGACATCAAAGTTGTCGCTCACCATTGACTCAGTTGTTACCATCTGCAGGCTCAAGGCCGAGGAAGAGCTGAAGACAGCAGCTACACTGTGGTCGATGTGAAGAACTCCGGGGTGGCTGAAAAGGAGTGTGTCAATGAGTACCGTGAGAACATGATGAACAAAGCCATTGCCAAAATCAAAGTCTTAAATCAAGCAGAGTATGACAAGCGGGTATGTTCAGATTAGATTGTATTAAAGTCTGTTGAAATCAAAGTCACTTTGCTGaatgtcttcttttttctttcatcagaTCACTGATCTTCAGTTACAGGCTATAGTGGAGAAGAAAGTGAGAACAGAAAGGCAGAAACAGAAGGTCATTAAGAAGGCGAACCCGTCTGATGTGAAGTTCAGCTGTCGACACTGCAGCAAACACGTCTGCACCGGCGACGACATCCAGATCATCGAAAGCATGCACAGAGTCAATGTCACATCACAGTTTTGGTGCGAACATACTTTTACATTATTCTGAACCTGCTGCATATGTTTAATGAACCCAGCATCCCTATTTGTATTCTGTTCTGATTATACTGtactttttttacagtgaacttTTTATTCAGAGAGAAAACCCTACTTTTCAAGAACGCCTTCTGGATTATGAGACCAACTCTTTCATAGCATGCAAACAGTGTGGACAGGTACATTCATTTTAAGgcaaatgcagctttaaatgcagcttcaCAGGGACTAGTTTCTCAATAGTTTTttgaagacagaaagaaaaaatgggaAATGAGGGAATACAAGTCATCAGCACTGAAATTAGTTATTCAGAATGGGAGAGAAATGTGAGTCAGACATGATATGCAGCTGCTGAGCTGATTACATTTCCTTGGATTTAAGCTCACGCTTCccatgtttatttgtttactgGTAACTATTCTGCCTTTTTAAGTCAGCTGGAGGTACAACATGGCACAAATGTAAGCAATCATGTATATAGTAGCTGTTCCAACTAGCTCTGCTTTTCTGCTTAACAGATCTGCATTTCATTCTTGTTATATATTGACATTAATGCTCCGTTGCAGACCTGGGGATCGATGATGGTGTACCGTGGGATCGACTGCCCCTGCCTTGACGTGAAAAACTTTGTGGTGAGGATCGGCGAAGAGAAGATAAGCAAATGCAACAAGTGGAGTGAACTCCCCGTCAGGTTTTCTACCTTCGACTACACCGAGCACGCGAGCCAGATGGCACAGAGCTCAGACGAGGAAGAAATGGAATAAACTCCCACTCTGCAgagtcagaaatgatccagaaAACACTGATTAGTGTCGTATTTACTTACCTACAttgtagggctgggcgatatggcctaaaaagaaaatctcagattttttcacaaaaaattccGATTCATTTAcccggagagggctgcagctcatttgcatgaagtagactgacttctactttatgcaaattgcatacggcgtgcggagattccacgcatcgttaaactgtcctcaaacttctaaactaggcgttgGTGAcataaaacaaggacagattcagctgctgcagattatttctcccctcaaatgctttcagaaatacttttcgctgacgtgtcttttgaaataaaagggaaagtttgcggccgagccgctgtgtttatccgacttgtctgcaggactgtccagctgaaagctcggtcacgtgaccacgtagcggcctgctgttggtcagcgctgtcatgtgaccatgttgtgttccgctagtgaccgcccgccgtccgtgcgattttcagatgtggtgcgttgccgtgcgggaaaatcacatctagtggacacgcgcctttagatctgcaccgctcgccgccatgttgtttgtgtatcaagcgcgggggggaggggggcgcactctgaactacgggagcccagcgggaaggcgttggatgttgatgagaaaatcgatttttattaaaacaattcgacattaagtacaaactcgaaataatcgataaaatcgatttatcgcccagccctactacATTGGGAAATGCAATTCTTCCTTTTAGTGCTACACTTTTGGGATAACTGGAGGTGATGGATTTAAGTATGTGTTGTTACTGACAATGGTGTCATGGAGTATTAGAAATATGAATGGGCTATGATAATATATGATTATGTTAAGGTTAAATAAATATGCAAGTTTGTCAAAGTATATATGAATTTACTCTGAGATTGTGTATGGGATACTACAGTATGTTGGATTTATGGTTTAGATATAATGGACTGGCGGAATTGCTaataagaaaatatatatttccatCTGAAATCCCTGTGGTGTCTTGAGATGGGAGCCACTGAGCCTGTGATCGCCCCTCAGAGCCCACCTgtcaacacacatgcacacaaacaggtGCTGTTGATTTTCCATTAAATTCAGCTGTTAGTGAGTCATGAGCCAGTCAGCAAATGCTATTTTCAGAGGCATTTTTCTGAGCTTTGTTTCTTCACACTGTTACACACAGATTACATGCGATTTTCTGAGACACGCCCAAGTATGCAATGGAAGTATGAATAAAGTTTTTGACTCTTAATATTTCCTGTCATTCTTTTTATACATCATCATTCACACTACAGTGAAAACTGGCCCGACTTTGCccagaaaaagaaggaaaaataaacactatTATTATCGTTCCAGTCAGTCCAGTTTAGactttattaaaaacacacttcatAGGCGGGGGGGGATATGATTTTTACTGGCAGATGAAAGCCGGCTTTTCCTGCCCTTCTCACGTTGCGTGAATGACTTGCACCGTGTGAGAAAAGAGCCACTTCCTAATACCAGAAAGTTGTGCGCTCTTGGAAAGTTGGACCGCGGGCTTCAGGGAGGCATCTCTGTCTGCTGTCGGACTGGTCTCAGGAATGCAGCGGGAAGTGAAGGAAGCCTCCGACTAAAGTAGGACGGAGCTCAGTGGGCTGATGTTGCCGTTTTTTTCCAAGTGATTGTTTTCTAGGAGTGAGGGCATGTTAACCAGGCTGCGCGTAAAAGAAGCGTCTCCGAACTTCAGCGACTTTTAAaggattttctaaaaaaaaaaaggactcgAGAGCTTCACGGCGACTTCATCCGCGTCATGGTCAGTAATCGATTTCTCATCAGCTTCTgatttgacacaaaatgtactaaatatatatatatatatatatatatatatatatatatatatatatatatatatagcaggACTTACTGTGAACAGTCACTGTGGGGAGGATAAAGCTGCTGAGCGGCAACTTGCAGCGTCAGCTCGCGTTGTGTGAAGTCTGAGGATGTTTTTGCCACTTTTGTGTCACCTTTCGCAGGGCTGCAGCAAGGTGATATGGGGGGTGGTGGGGGCGGCTGTCGTCATCACGTTAATAACAGTCCCAGCAGTTTATTACAGCAGTAAGTTCAAGCTCTGGCCCTTcactgtctttctctctttgtctgtgcTCAATGTGGAAACCGGCTTGTGCAACTTTTACGCATGACTGATTGATTATACACTGTTTTCTATCaattttgtgggttgcccatgTGCCTAAATGGAtgacaaattaaagtaaaatcctgGAAAGTAAGGGGGATCTGGTCTCTCTCTCTTATTATCTCTTACTTGTTGGCATGATGTGGACCAATGTAAGGTTTCCATGAGGGTTTACCTTTATTCTATATGGAGATATTTCTGTCCTGAAGGGAGTGATCTCTTTAGGATGACAATACATCGATCCTTAGGGCACGAAGAGTCACTGAAAGGTTTGAAGAGAGTGGAAATTATGTATATCATATGCTATGGGCTCTTACAGTTGCAAGATATAAATTAAACACCTAGAGAAGATTTTGCACCAAAATCTGAAGCTGTGCTCTCCGCTGCCATCatgaaaacactaaatgagggaatatcttttgcAAGAATGGTGTTTCATCCCTCCAATAGAGTTCCAGAAACTTGTAGAATCCATGCCAAACCGCAGTGAAGTTCTTCTGCCTACACATGGTGGCCCCACACCTTACTAAGACATTttatactgtttttttctttaatttgtcacccatctgtatgtACTAATTTTGTTCAGGCACTAGACTTGTAAGTGTGATTCGCAGTGTTTTGGCATGCAGCTTAAAGTTAAATCAATGTAAACAGGCCACTGCATGACACAGATTTTAGAATTGCGATGTTGCTTCACATTATATGTTTTGGTGAATGAATGCAGTATGTGTATCATTTCAGAATCTAGTGGGACCAAAAGGCC
This DNA window, taken from Amphiprion ocellaris isolate individual 3 ecotype Okinawa chromosome 11, ASM2253959v1, whole genome shotgun sequence, encodes the following:
- the ifih1 gene encoding interferon-induced helicase C domain-containing protein 1 yields the protein MASSESDKVQERLIEDFTPRLREYIRVEPVLRYIDFIDNEQKELIMQKARTEGNLRAADLLISAVVKEPHPPGWFTVFVAALNQAGCKHAADYMQLNLPSPEVEAENDSRVRLVQLLSPSLVDMKTDQVCAHCVSEGLLTADDDENIRAEIATNGLRSGASELLRRIVRGQPSWYSTFLKILRETEHKHLYELTGGSSDCEEQDEKQCSMKDEPMADEAESRNSPELMDICVNEELQDADLYASGELPNSSEPSQLDGSDLVAEAKSPEKADIVLRDYQMDVARPALEGKNIIICLPTGSGKTRVAVYITKKHLDGRRAEGKPGKVVVLVNKIPLVEQHYSSEFLPFLKHTYKVERVSGDSQLKISFAEIVAKNDIIICTAQILENYLERSNTGEDEGINLSDLTLIVIDECHHTQKGEVYNHIMMRYLKQKYKNIKLKKEQKKTVPLPQILGLTASPGVGKATKMKQAEEHILHICANLDASKIMTKSLGEFKKEPRKTIVNVEDRKEDPFGDVIKKIMLAIHAHAGLSPTCDLGSQNYEQWVGQNERKAAKDEDQKVRVCTVHLLLYNEGLNLSNTIRMSDALSFLKKEQEEEIKKKATPDGEHKIQITDTERFLFNLFKENKAELERLAKIPEFENDSLSKLRTTILHEFSSRDKARGIIFTRTRRSAIALSQWIQENPKFEDIEVKPAYVIGGGDQSNVKPMTAAEQKDVLKKFHSGDVNLLVATTVAEEGLDIPACNFVIRYGLSTNEIAMIQAQGRGRAEDSSYTVVDVKNSGVAEKECVNEYRENMMNKAIAKIKVLNQAEYDKRITDLQLQAIVEKKVRTERQKQKVIKKANPSDVKFSCRHCSKHVCTGDDIQIIESMHRVNVTSQFCELFIQRENPTFQERLLDYETNSFIACKQCGQTWGSMMVYRGIDCPCLDVKNFVVRIGEEKISKCNKWSELPVRFSTFDYTEHASQMAQSSDEEEME